One stretch of Bacillus sp. SM2101 DNA includes these proteins:
- a CDS encoding alpha/beta hydrolase yields MPYLDINEAKIYYEDYGRGQKTLVFIPGIGASTKMYEPQINFFKQTFRVITLDLRGNGASSKLNIPVRDTIQKQASDVIELLRELDIPKSYFIGVSYGGIVCQTIAFTYPNSVKGLIVVDSFYDTRIRYLGLKYKWASYMAVPFYLLPRKNLAKLAESTYNDWPTAQKSMKQVILNMRRWELIKQRIEVNRIKYEPYLKHIRAPTLIITGDKMPQHWAKKLLESIENSKLVVIKDSFDPSNLCRPNEFNQSVFLFVS; encoded by the coding sequence TATAAATGAAGCTAAAATATATTATGAAGATTATGGTAGGGGCCAAAAAACATTAGTATTTATTCCTGGAATAGGAGCTAGTACTAAAATGTACGAGCCTCAAATTAATTTTTTCAAGCAAACTTTTCGAGTAATAACTCTTGACTTAAGAGGAAATGGGGCTTCTTCAAAACTAAATATACCCGTCCGTGATACTATTCAAAAGCAAGCTTCTGACGTTATTGAGTTGTTAAGAGAATTAGATATTCCGAAGTCATACTTTATTGGCGTTTCTTATGGAGGCATTGTTTGTCAAACAATAGCCTTTACATATCCAAATAGTGTAAAGGGGCTAATAGTAGTAGATAGCTTCTATGATACAAGAATTCGCTATCTTGGATTGAAATATAAATGGGCTTCTTACATGGCTGTCCCTTTTTATCTGCTACCAAGAAAAAATTTAGCCAAACTAGCAGAGAGTACATATAATGATTGGCCAACTGCGCAAAAGTCAATGAAACAAGTAATACTAAATATGAGGAGATGGGAACTAATTAAACAGAGAATTGAAGTAAACCGAATTAAATATGAACCTTATCTTAAACATATCAGGGCTCCAACTTTAATAATAACTGGTGATAAAATGCCACAGCATTGGGCAAAAAAGCTCCTTGAATCTATAGAAAACTCAAAACTAGTCGTAATAAAAGACTCTTTTGACCCGAGTAACTTGTGTCGTCCAAATGAGTTTAATCAATCAGTTTTTTTGTTTGTTAGTTAA